A genomic window from Microbacterium sp. H1-D42 includes:
- a CDS encoding MFS transporter produces the protein MNRGFAALGDRNFRWFFLARAITMITGSMSSIALAFAVLQIDNDPVSLSLVLTAFTLANIVFVLFGGVVADRLPRALVIQVCYVLDILSIGTIAYLLFSQTATIPIVVGLAAVNGASTAFVLPAMQGIIPQLTKPETLQQANAMLSFIRSAVTIGGPVIAGILVTTVGPAWAMVVQIFGWLAAIPILAMVKLPPPTGDGRFSLFADLRIGWTEFWSRSWLVAVVLAFMVMNAIHVGAWGVVGPYIAKNDERLGIAGWGWVVSAEGVGVLLMTLVLMWVPLKRPLRMGMIGISLFAIPLTMLGVHPVVVLVAIAAFLAGAGAEIFSTGWSVAMMENIPTDKLSRVSSYDMLGSFVVMPIGTLVYGWLITHADPAVVLTTSGIIYATIAIGTAFVPSVWKMGRVEAATVRT, from the coding sequence GTGAACCGTGGCTTCGCCGCACTCGGCGACCGCAACTTCCGCTGGTTCTTCCTGGCGCGCGCCATCACCATGATCACCGGCTCGATGTCGTCGATCGCGCTGGCGTTCGCAGTGCTGCAGATCGACAACGACCCGGTCAGCCTGTCACTCGTGCTGACCGCCTTCACCCTCGCGAACATCGTCTTCGTGCTGTTCGGCGGCGTCGTCGCCGACCGGCTCCCACGCGCGCTGGTGATCCAGGTCTGCTATGTGCTCGACATCCTCTCGATCGGCACGATCGCGTACCTGCTGTTCAGTCAGACCGCCACGATCCCGATCGTCGTCGGGCTCGCCGCCGTCAACGGGGCATCCACCGCATTCGTCCTTCCGGCGATGCAGGGCATCATCCCGCAGCTGACCAAGCCCGAGACGCTGCAGCAGGCCAACGCGATGCTGTCGTTCATCCGCTCGGCGGTCACGATCGGCGGACCGGTGATCGCGGGCATCCTCGTCACGACTGTGGGACCCGCCTGGGCGATGGTGGTGCAGATCTTCGGCTGGCTTGCGGCCATCCCGATCCTCGCCATGGTGAAGCTGCCGCCCCCGACCGGCGACGGCCGGTTCTCGCTGTTCGCCGACCTGCGCATCGGCTGGACCGAGTTCTGGAGCCGCTCCTGGCTCGTCGCCGTCGTCCTGGCATTCATGGTCATGAACGCCATCCACGTCGGCGCGTGGGGCGTGGTCGGCCCGTACATCGCGAAGAACGACGAGCGGCTGGGCATCGCCGGCTGGGGCTGGGTCGTCAGCGCCGAGGGCGTCGGCGTGCTGCTGATGACCCTCGTGCTGATGTGGGTCCCGCTCAAGCGCCCGCTGCGGATGGGCATGATCGGCATCAGCCTGTTCGCGATCCCCTTGACGATGCTCGGGGTGCATCCGGTCGTGGTGCTCGTCGCGATCGCGGCGTTCCTCGCCGGCGCCGGCGCCGAGATCTTCAGCACGGGCTGGAGCGTCGCGATGATGGAGAACATCCCCACCGACAAGCTCAGCCGCGTCTCCAGCTACGACATGCTGGGCAGCTTCGTCGTCATGCCGATCGGCACGCTGGTGTACGGCTGGCTCATCACGCATGCCGACCCCGCCGTCGTTCTGACGACCTCCGGCATCATCTACGCCACCATCGCCATCGGCACCGCCTTCGTGCCGAGCGTGTGGAAGATGGGCCGCGTCGAGGCGGCGACCGTCCGCACGTAA
- a CDS encoding transporter substrate-binding domain-containing protein has translation MPRVALRSLALTAAAAALLALTACAGSPAAPSGSDEPAPADAGYVTPGKLTIATGEIAYFPYVIDDDPASGEGFEASVAYAVAEKLGFAKDDVEWVRTSFDAAIAPGPKNFDFNIQQYTITDERRQAVDFSSPYYEASQAAVAIKGGTADAVDSLADLGALQLGAMAGSTSALTIDEAVKPEKDALLYDSNEDAVAALKANQIDAIVLDLPTAYYATGVYIEDSFIIGELPVAGVPDEWGLLLPKDSALTAEVSAAVDALRADGTLEKITDQWLGSGQGVTKLK, from the coding sequence ATGCCCCGCGTCGCCCTGCGTTCGCTCGCCCTCACCGCCGCCGCTGCGGCGCTGCTCGCGCTGACCGCGTGCGCCGGGTCTCCGGCCGCGCCGTCGGGATCGGACGAGCCCGCCCCGGCAGACGCCGGCTACGTCACCCCGGGAAAGCTCACCATCGCCACCGGCGAGATCGCCTACTTCCCGTACGTCATCGACGACGACCCGGCCTCCGGCGAGGGGTTCGAGGCATCCGTCGCCTATGCCGTGGCCGAGAAGCTCGGCTTCGCGAAGGACGACGTCGAGTGGGTGCGCACCAGCTTCGATGCTGCCATCGCCCCTGGCCCGAAGAACTTCGACTTCAACATCCAGCAGTACACCATCACCGATGAGCGCCGGCAGGCCGTCGACTTCTCCTCACCGTACTACGAGGCCAGCCAGGCCGCGGTCGCCATCAAGGGCGGCACGGCGGATGCCGTGGACTCGCTCGCCGACCTCGGCGCCCTGCAGCTGGGCGCCATGGCGGGCTCGACGAGCGCGCTGACGATCGACGAGGCAGTGAAGCCCGAGAAGGATGCCCTGCTGTACGACTCGAACGAGGATGCTGTCGCCGCACTGAAGGCGAACCAGATCGACGCCATCGTGCTGGACCTGCCCACCGCGTACTACGCCACCGGCGTCTACATCGAGGACTCGTTCATCATCGGCGAGCTCCCCGTGGCCGGAGTGCCCGATGAGTGGGGTCTGCTGCTGCCGAAGGACTCGGCGCTGACGGCCGAAGTGAGCGCCGCGGTGGATGCGCTGCGCGCGGACGGCACCCTCGAGAAGATCACGGACCAGTGGCTCGGCTCTGGTCAGGGCGTCACGAAGCTGAAGTGA
- a CDS encoding amino acid ABC transporter permease gives MSTHQPSALELDRRAYRRGRSQRSILVAIASTVVFAAVIWLTVVRTPGWASVQQAFFDPAVALRALPKVWDGFLLNLQVLGLSVVTVAVVALLIATLRTLRGPIFFPLRVLAAAYTDIFRGLPFIIVLYLVGFGIPTVLNQRLSPVLLGTIAVTLTYSAYVSEVIRAGIEAVHPSQRLAARGLGLSHMQTLRRIMLPQALRKVTPPLMNDFVSMQKDVGLISILGAVDAVRAAQLVQAQTYNFTPYIVAGILFILLAIPTIRLTDWYTARLREREQTGSIV, from the coding sequence GTGAGCACGCATCAGCCCAGCGCCCTCGAGCTGGATCGCCGCGCCTACCGGCGCGGACGCTCTCAGCGATCGATCCTGGTGGCGATCGCCTCCACGGTCGTCTTCGCGGCCGTGATCTGGCTGACCGTCGTGCGCACGCCGGGCTGGGCGTCCGTGCAGCAGGCGTTCTTCGACCCCGCCGTCGCGCTGCGCGCGCTGCCGAAGGTGTGGGACGGCTTCCTGCTCAACCTGCAGGTGCTTGGTCTGTCGGTGGTGACCGTCGCCGTCGTGGCGCTGCTGATCGCGACGCTGCGCACCCTGCGCGGTCCGATCTTCTTCCCGCTGCGAGTGCTCGCCGCCGCGTACACCGACATCTTCCGCGGTCTGCCGTTCATCATCGTGCTGTACCTGGTCGGGTTCGGCATCCCGACGGTGCTGAACCAGCGCCTGTCGCCCGTGCTGCTCGGCACCATCGCCGTCACTCTGACCTACTCGGCCTACGTCTCAGAAGTGATCCGCGCCGGCATCGAGGCGGTGCACCCATCGCAGCGCCTCGCGGCCAGGGGCCTGGGGCTGAGCCACATGCAGACCCTGCGCCGCATCATGCTCCCCCAGGCTCTGCGTAAAGTCACGCCCCCGTTGATGAACGACTTCGTCTCGATGCAGAAGGACGTCGGCCTGATCTCCATCCTCGGTGCGGTGGATGCCGTGCGCGCGGCGCAGCTGGTGCAGGCCCAGACCTACAACTTCACGCCGTACATCGTCGCCGGCATCCTCTTCATCCTGCTCGCGATCCCGACAATCCGTCTCACCGACTGGTACACCGCACGGCTGCGCGAACGCGAGCAGACGGGATCGATCGTATGA
- a CDS encoding amino acid ABC transporter ATP-binding protein, whose protein sequence is MTALLEGRDLYKSFGEREVLRGIDVSLRQHEVVALIGASGSGKSTLLRCLGLLEQIDDGQIVLHGDDISDPRADANRVRARFGTVFQSYNLFPHLTVLENVTLASRVVHRRRRRDAEERGMALLERVGLADLAREHPDRLSGGQQQRTAIVRAIATDPEVLLLDEITSALDPELVGEVLELVRQLAADGATILMATHELSFARDVADRIVFLDGGVVVEQGPPAQLLVSPAQQRTREFIARFTA, encoded by the coding sequence ATGACCGCACTGCTCGAGGGTCGCGACCTCTACAAGTCCTTCGGCGAGCGCGAGGTGCTGCGCGGGATCGACGTCTCGCTGCGGCAGCACGAGGTGGTCGCGCTGATCGGCGCGAGCGGATCGGGCAAATCGACCCTGCTGCGGTGTCTGGGCCTGCTGGAGCAGATCGATGACGGCCAGATCGTGCTGCACGGCGATGACATCTCCGACCCCCGCGCGGATGCGAACCGCGTGCGCGCCCGCTTCGGCACGGTGTTCCAGAGCTACAACCTCTTCCCTCATCTGACCGTGCTCGAGAACGTCACCCTCGCCTCCCGGGTCGTGCACCGCCGGCGGCGGCGCGACGCGGAGGAGCGCGGGATGGCCTTGCTGGAGCGCGTGGGTCTCGCCGATCTGGCACGCGAGCACCCCGACCGGCTGTCCGGAGGGCAGCAGCAGCGCACGGCGATCGTGCGCGCCATTGCGACCGATCCCGAGGTGCTGCTGCTCGATGAGATCACCTCGGCGCTCGATCCGGAGCTGGTCGGCGAGGTGCTCGAGCTCGTGCGTCAGCTCGCCGCCGATGGGGCGACGATCCTGATGGCCACCCACGAGCTGTCGTTCGCGCGCGACGTCGCCGACCGGATCGTCTTCCTCGACGGCGGGGTCGTCGTCGAGCAGGGGCCGCCGGCGCAGCTGCTGGTCTCCCCCGCCCAGCAGCGCACGCGCGAGTTCATCGCGCGCTTCACCGCCTGA